Within Candidatus Kuenenbacteria bacterium, the genomic segment AGGGAAAAAATCCCCTGGGAAAAGCCATTGTTGGTACCGCTGGAACAATCGACCGTCTGCGAAAGCTGTATCGGAGGTTCTAGTAATAGCGGGGGCATGTGCGCCTCTGGCGGGCAACCCAATCAACCGTGACCCCCAAATGGGTCTAAATCCCGGAGAGCTTCTCCTTACGCTCTCGGGGATTTTTTATTAATACTTAATTTACTTAACTAGCTTAATTTGCCTATCTCCCGTCTATTGCCTCGTTTACCAATCTGTCCGCCAATTTGTTTTTTTCTCTCATCACGTGATGAAAAGTTGTCTTCTTAAACTGCTGCCGCAAGTTATAAATTTTTACAAATAACTTTCCCAAATCT encodes:
- a CDS encoding ribonuclease HI family protein — protein: EYSAVILALEEAKKMETEEIDFFLDSELVVKQLNGEYKVKNEDLGKLFVKIYNLRQQFKKTTFHHVMREKNKLADRLVNEAIDGR